A genomic window from Phormidium ambiguum IAM M-71 includes:
- a CDS encoding amino acid ABC transporter permease yields MGNNHRFWRWAGQILLILLVVILAIFLWGNFTENLQQLGLQFGFDFLNLQAGFDIGEKIVNYKSTDTFAAALFVGLINSLRVMAIGLISATIVGVIVGIARLSDNWLVRKLAMVYVEILRNTPLLLQLLFWYFAIFLKLPQRGNPISLFGIFSLSNQGLLLPGGTALYPEFLTLILGLTLYTGAFIAEIIRGGIQAVPKGQWEAAKSLGLTPFQLMRLVIFPQALRVIIPPLTSQYLNLAKNSSLAIAIGFPDIYAIASTTNNITGRAVEVIVIIIITYLTISLSISLLLNFYNRRIQIKER; encoded by the coding sequence ATGGGGAATAATCATCGGTTTTGGCGCTGGGCTGGACAGATATTGTTAATCCTGCTAGTTGTAATTCTAGCGATATTTTTGTGGGGAAATTTCACGGAAAATTTGCAACAATTGGGTTTGCAATTTGGGTTTGATTTCCTAAATTTACAAGCTGGTTTTGATATTGGTGAAAAAATAGTTAATTATAAATCAACTGATACTTTCGCTGCCGCTTTATTTGTTGGTTTAATCAATAGTTTGCGAGTAATGGCGATCGGACTAATTTCCGCAACAATTGTTGGAGTTATTGTTGGTATAGCAAGACTTTCTGATAATTGGTTAGTCCGCAAGTTGGCGATGGTGTATGTGGAAATTCTCCGCAATACTCCTTTATTATTGCAACTTTTGTTTTGGTATTTTGCCATCTTCCTCAAATTACCGCAACGAGGAAATCCTATTTCTTTATTTGGTATATTTTCCTTATCAAATCAAGGATTATTGCTTCCGGGAGGAACTGCACTTTACCCAGAATTTTTAACTTTAATTTTAGGCTTAACTTTATATACAGGTGCTTTTATTGCCGAAATTATTCGCGGGGGTATTCAAGCAGTACCGAAAGGACAATGGGAAGCGGCAAAATCCCTTGGACTAACACCCTTTCAATTAATGCGGTTAGTCATTTTCCCCCAAGCTTTAAGAGTAATTATTCCCCCGTTAACCAGTCAGTATTTAAATTTAGCGAAAAACTCTAGTTTGGCAATTGCGATCGGCTTTCCTGACATTTATGCGATCGCTTCTACCACCAACAACATTACTGGACGAGCCGTAGAAGTTATTGTAATTATTATCATAACATATCTGACAATTAGTTTAAGCATTTCACTGTTGTTAAATTTTTATAATCGTCGGATTCAAATCAAAGAAAGATAG
- a CDS encoding amino acid ABC transporter permease, which produces MNNGDNSPPLKIRSRTLNWLLKNLFNTWYNTLLTLLCLLVIFSFGKNFLYWVFNQAQWTVVTTNLRLFLVGRYPVDLTWRIWTILGIIIALSILTWGTLSKRFPTQITSWLPLIWALSFPIVMWLIGGGFGLKPVSSDLWTGLLLTLLLAIVSIVLSFPLGILLALGRQSDLPVVRIFSIIYIELIRGLPLIGILFMAQVMLPLFLPSDWRLDRVVRAIAGLTLFSAAYMAENVRGGLQAVPRGQKEAAKALGLSPILITSLIVLPQALRVAIPSIVGQFIGLFKDTSLLAIFALLELTGMARSILAQPEFLGKYAEVYLFVGVIYWVFCYSMSLASRRLEKQLGVGQR; this is translated from the coding sequence ATGAATAATGGTGATAACTCCCCACCCTTAAAAATTAGAAGTAGAACTCTTAACTGGTTATTAAAAAATCTGTTCAATACTTGGTACAATACTTTATTAACATTACTCTGTCTTTTAGTAATATTTAGTTTTGGGAAAAACTTCTTATATTGGGTATTTAACCAAGCACAATGGACAGTCGTTACTACCAATTTGCGCTTGTTTTTAGTTGGGCGCTATCCGGTTGATTTAACTTGGCGAATTTGGACAATTTTAGGGATTATTATTGCTCTTTCTATTTTAACTTGGGGAACGCTAAGCAAACGGTTTCCCACACAAATCACCAGTTGGCTACCTTTAATTTGGGCGCTATCTTTCCCCATTGTAATGTGGTTAATTGGGGGAGGATTTGGATTAAAACCTGTTAGTAGCGACTTATGGACAGGTTTATTATTAACTTTATTATTAGCGATTGTGAGTATAGTCCTTTCATTTCCGTTAGGGATTTTACTAGCTTTAGGAAGACAAAGCGATCTGCCAGTAGTGCGAATATTCAGTATTATTTACATTGAATTAATTCGGGGATTACCATTAATTGGCATCCTATTTATGGCGCAGGTAATGTTACCCTTATTTTTACCATCTGATTGGAGATTAGATCGGGTAGTGAGAGCGATCGCAGGTTTAACCCTATTCAGCGCCGCATACATGGCAGAAAACGTCCGAGGCGGATTACAAGCAGTTCCTCGCGGACAAAAAGAAGCCGCCAAAGCATTAGGATTAAGCCCGATTTTAATTACCTCATTAATAGTTTTACCCCAAGCATTGAGAGTAGCAATTCCCTCAATTGTTGGACAATTCATTGGGTTATTTAAAGATACATCATTGTTAGCAATTTTTGCATTATTGGAATTGACGGGGATGGCCCGATCGATCTTAGCGCAACCAGAATTTCTCGGAAAATATGCCGAAGTTTACTTATTTGTGGGGGTGATTTATTGGGTATTTTGTTATTCGATGTCCCTAGCAAGTCGGAGGTTAGAAAAGCAATTAGGTGTAGGACAGAGATAA